The Flavobacteriales bacterium genome contains the following window.
ATTCAAGAAGAAATTGATTATTTATTCGTGCCTATTGGTGGAGGAGGATTAGCCAGTGGAGTTGGGTCTTACTTTAAGAAAATAAGTCCTAAAACAAAGATTATAGGTGTAGAGCCGTTGGGTGCCCCAGCTATGAAGGAATCTTTGGAGCAAGGAAAATTAGTTGTGTTAGATAAAATCGACAAGTTTGTTGATGGGGCTGCGGTCCAGTCTGTAGGAGATATAACGTTTGAGATATGCAAAGAGGTAATTGATGAGATGACATTAGTTCCGGAAGGTAGAATTTGTACTAATATCCTCAAATTATACAATGAAGATGCTATAGTAGTGGAACCGGCAGGTGCTTTAACTATATCTGCATTAGAAGATTATAAAGAAGAAATAAAAGGTAAGAATGTGGTGTGTATTGTTAGTGGAAGCAATAATGATATTACCAGAATGCAGGAGATTAAAGAGAAATCGTTGATTTATGAAGGATTGATGCATTACTTTATTCTTCGTTTTCCCCAAAGGGCAGGAGCCTTAAGAGAGTTTTTGGATGAAGTTCTTGGTCCAAATGATGATATTACTCGTTTCGAGTACATGAAGAAAAATGAACGAGAAAACGGACCTGCATTTATTGGTGTAGAACTTACTGATAGTAGAGATTTTGAGCCATTACTCGCCAGGATGAAGTCTCATAATATGGATTATACATATGTAAATAAGGATGAAAACTTGTTCGGGTACTTTATGTAGAATTAAGGTGCTTAGCCTTATTCAATAATTAACTTTTTGCTACTCGCTTTGTTTCCAATAGTCAACGTATATATATATAATCCAGAGGAGAAGTCTCTCGTGTTTAATTCTTTTTCATAATAGCCTCTCTCGAGTTCTTTATTTATGATACTTCTAATCAATTTACCGGAAGAATCATGGATTTGTAAGTTGACATTGCTTTTCTCAGCTACTGTAAATTGAAAAAGTGTAAAGTATGAAGCGGGGTTTGGGTAGTTGAATAAGAGGAAATCATCGGGAGAAACAATGTTTTCCATTGCATTGAAGCATACGCTGTCACACCAATCTGTTCTGAAAGACCGGTATGAATTGTTTCCTTCCCCTGGATTCATTGTTAGCTCGAAAACAATAGTTCCATCCTGTTTTGTTTCAGTAATATTAGTGCTGAATTTCTCAGCCTGTCCCCAGTTAACAAAAGTGTTGCCATTTTCAAGGCGCTGGCAACTGCCGTAAATATTAGCATCTATAACAGTACTATTCGATTTTTCCCAAACTATTGTTGCAGTTTTATAATCTTCGTCTAATTTATATTCGATAGCTCTTGGGCTAATACTCGTGTGATTTGTGTTGTCAAACAAAGTAATATTCCCATTGTTAATTCTTCGAATATCATGTTGACTACAAAACATAATAGAGTCGTTGGGAAATGTGAATTCGTTATTG
Protein-coding sequences here:
- the ilvA gene encoding threonine ammonia-lyase IlvA, whose protein sequence is MSKMIDIQDILNADKQLKGVVLHTPLAKNDNLSAAYGSNVYLKREDVQHVRSYKLRGAYNLMSTATQEELDKGIVCASAGNHSQGVAWSCSRMGVKGKIYMPSTTPDQKVKQAKMFGKDMVEVILDGDTFDDAYAAAIKDAKESGKLFIHPFNDLKVIQGQGTVGVEILNDIQEEIDYLFVPIGGGGLASGVGSYFKKISPKTKIIGVEPLGAPAMKESLEQGKLVVLDKIDKFVDGAAVQSVGDITFEICKEVIDEMTLVPEGRICTNILKLYNEDAIVVEPAGALTISALEDYKEEIKGKNVVCIVSGSNNDITRMQEIKEKSLIYEGLMHYFILRFPQRAGALREFLDEVLGPNDDITRFEYMKKNERENGPAFIGVELTDSRDFEPLLARMKSHNMDYTYVNKDENLFGYFM